Below is a window of Planctomycetes bacterium MalM25 DNA.
CCACGTCGCGCACCACTTCCATCTCGTACTCTTTCCAACCGAGGATCGACTCCTCGACGAGCACCTCGGTCGTCGGCGACAGGTCCAGGCCCGTGCGGACCATCTGGTCGAACTCGGCCCGGTTGTACGCGATGCCGCCCCCGGCGCCGCCCATCGTGAAGCTCGGGCGAATGATCGCCGGCAAGCCGATCTCTTCGAGCATCTCCTTGGCTTCTTCAACGGTCTTCACCGTGTCGCCTTTGCAGACGCCCAGCCCGATCTTCTTCATGGCCGCCTTGAACCGCTCGCGGCTCTCGGCCTTGTCGATCACGTCCGCCTTGGCGGCGATCATCTCGACGCCGTGCTTCTTGAGGACGCCGTGCTCCTCGAGCGCCATCGCGAGGTTCAGCGCCGTCTGCCCGCCGAGCGTGGGCAGCACGGCGTCGGGCTTCTCGCGCTCGATGATCTTCTCGACCACCTCCCAGGTGAGCGGCTCGATGTAGGTCCGGTCCGCCATCGACGGATCGGTCATGATCGTCGCCGGGTTCGAGTTCACGAGCACCACCTCGTAGCCCTCCTCGCGCAGGGCCTTGCAGGCCTGCGTGCCGGAGTAGTCGAACTCGCAGGCTTGCCCGATCACGATCGGGCCGGAACCCAGCAGCAGGATCTTGTGGATATCGTCGCGGCGAGGCATGGCGGAGGGGCGCGAGGCGGGCAGGGGGCGCGTGGATCCGGGCCGGCGGGGGCCGCCCAAGTCGGGCGGGTCCGGGCAAACATTGCCACGGTACCACGCGCCGCTAGCAACGACGATGGGGGGCCTCCGCGCAAACTTTTCCCTGTGGGGCGTCGCTGAGCCCCCGTGCTAGCAGGCGGGGACCGTTTTCACCCCGAACCGGCGTTGCCTCGCCCTCGGGAAACCGAACATCATGTCCGCACCCAAACACCCCCCACGCCACGCCCCCACGCCGACCCAGGCCGGCGCGGCTCTGAATCTCCCGAGTGCAAAGGAAGGCGCCCGATGAAACGCGATTTGGATCTCTGTCGACAGCTCTTGGCCGATATCGAGGGGCACGGCCCGGACTGCGCCGTGACCGCCCTGCGGCCCGGCGTAAGCGGCGAAGCGGAGGAGGCCGTCCGCTACCACCTCCGCCTGTTGATCGACGCCGGCTTCGCCAAGGAGGTCGATCGGGCCTCGGGTGGCGTGCCGTGCGTCCGCCTGACGAACGCCGGCCACGAGATGCTCGAACTGTCGCACAGCGAGGCCCGCTGGCGCGAGGCGAAGTGGGTCGTCGGCCAACGGACCGGCACCCAATCGCTGACCGTCATCCGCTCGGTCCTCGTCCGCTGGGCGACCGAGGCGGCCGCCCACGGCGAGCGCTGGCGCCCCCGCCGCGGCTACCTGCCGCAGCGTCCCTACGCTCACGGCTCGTACGCCTACGGCACGCCGTACCGCGAAGCGCCGACGCGGGTCGAATCGCGTTACCGCTTCGAGCGCGAAGCCGAGACGACCGACGAGCCCCGCCTCGCAACGACCACGCCCCGCGGCCCGTACACGTACCTGGAGCGCTTCGACTGGCGTACTCCGGTCGACTGGCGCGACGCCGGTGAGCGGGACACCTACTACCGCGACATCTACTACCGCGACCCGCTGTACCGCTCGGAGTATTACCGCGACGGCGAATCGCTCGACCTGGACGGCGTCACCTTGCCGACGCACGTCGTCTGATCGCACAGCCTGAGAGCTGGGTCTCGACGGGGGCGTTCGCCATGGGACGAACGCCCCCGTTGTTTTATAGTACGCCCCGAATCAGCCCCCAGGGGTGAGGGACCGCCGCATCGGGTAGACTGCCCGCCATGCAGCTCGTCATCCTCCACCACCATCTGAACCGGGGCGGCGTCACCTCGGTGATCGTCAACCACCTCCGCGCGCTGGCGACCCTGCCCGAGGAAGAACGCCCGGAGCGCGTCGTCGTCTTCTTCGACGGCCAGCGCGACGGCTGGCCGGACGACCTGCCTCGCGAGCTCTCCATCGCCGAGGTCGATGTCCCCGAGCTCGGCTACGACGCCCCCGGCGTGAGCTCCGAGCCGGAGCAGCTCGCCGACCTGCTCTCCGAACGCTTCGACGCCTGCGGCCTCCAGCCGGGCGACACGTTGCTGCATGTCCACAACCACGCGCTCGGCAAGAACGCCTCGCTCCCCCGCGCGCTGGAGCACCTGGCGGGCGAGGGCTGGCGGATGCTCCTGCAGGTCCACGACTTCGCCGAAGACAACCGCCCCGAGAACTACCGTCACCTCCAAGAGGCGATCGGCGTCGACGATCCTGCTACGCTCGGCGAGATCCTCTACCCGCAGGGCGAACGCGTCCAGTACGCCACCCTGACCGAGCGCGACGCCGACATCCTCCGCAACGCGGGCGTCGACGCCCCGCGGCTCCACACGCTGCCCAACCCGGTCGCTGAATTCACCGAGATGCCGGGAGCCCTTGAGGCGAAGGCGCGGGTCTACGTCGCCCTCGGCCTGCCCGCCAAGGCCCGCCTGATCGTCTACCCGGTGCGTGGCATCCGGCGGAAGAACCTGGGCGAGATGCTGCTGCTCGCGGCGCTCGCGCCGGAGGAGACCTACTTCGCCGTCACGCTGCGTCCGAAGAACCCGTCGGAGGCGGAGTCGTTCGACCGCTGGCGTCGGCTGGCGGAGTCACTCGACCTGCCCTGCCTGTTCGACACGGGCTCGCCCCGCGCGGAGGGGGGCTACGGCTGCGACTTCCAAGAGACCCTCGCCGCCGCCGAAGCGATCCTCACCACGAGCATCGCCGAGGGCTTCGGCATGGTCTTCCTCGAGGCGTGGCTCGCGGGCAAGCCGCTGATCGGCCGCGACCTGCCGGAGATCACCCGCGAGTTCAAGGCGGCCGGCATGCGTTACGACGGCATGTGGGACGAGCTCCGCGCGCCGGCGAACCTCGACGAGGACTTCGCCCGGCTCACGCCCGGGGAGCAGATCGCCGCGATCCGCGGCACGCGCCGTCCGGAGGCGCCGGTCACGCTCATCGACGCCCCCGAAGGGCTGGTCGCCGCCAACGCGGCGATCGTCCGCGAGCGTTACTCGACCGCCGCGATCGGCGAGCGCCTCGCGGCGGTCTACCAGCGTGTCGAGTCCGCCGACGCCCCGGCCGCCAGCGAGTTCCACGGCGAGCGGATCGTCGAGCACTTCGCCGACCCGGCGCGGCAGTTCCCCGTGCGGGTCGAGACCCCGCTCGACGACGGCGCCGACGACCTGATCGCGGCGATCGCCCAACTGAGCCACCCCCTCACCGCCCAGAAGACCGGCGAGGAGCCGGTGCTCCCGGCAGTAGAAGGCATCCGCGCCGTCGTGTTCGACGTGTACGGCACGCTGCTCATCAGCGGCAGCGGCGACATCTCACTCGCGAGCGAGGGCTCGCGCGGCGCGGCGGCGATCGAAGCGCTGCAAGCCGCTGCAAGCGAGCCGGCCACGTCAGTGGTCGGTGTTGAAGCGGCGCATTTGGTTCCACCGACCACTGACGTGGCCGGTTCGCCATTGGATGGCGACGTGATCGTCAGCGCACTGCACGAGGCCGTGCTCGAATCGCACCAAGCTTCCAAGAGCGAGCACCCGGAAGTCGAGATCCGCGATCTCTGGCGCTCGGTGATCGAACAGCTCAGTCTCCGGATCAGCGACGATCAGGTCGAGCGTTTCGCCATCGAGTACGAGTGCCGCGTGAACCCGATCTGGCCGATGCCCGGCCTCGCGGAGACGCTCACCGGCCTCAACAACCTGGGGATCGAACTCGGCATCGTCAGCAACGCCCAGTTCTTCACGCCGCTGGCGTTCGAGCCGCTGACCGGCAAGTCGCTCGGCATGTGGGGCTTCGACGAGTCGCTCGGCGTCTGGTCTTACGAGCACCGTGAGGCGAAGCCGGGCCTCTTTCTCTACGAGCGATGCGCAGCGGCCCTCGCGGAGCGGGGGATCGAGCCGGGCGAGGCTCTGTTCGTCGGGAACGACCTGCGGAACGACATCTGGCCCGCCGCGCGGGTCGGCTTCAAGACGGCCCTCTTCGCCGGCGACGCCCGCTCGCTCCGCTGGCGGCGGGACGACGCCCGACTGGCCGATGTGCGGCCCGACGCCGTGGTGACGGACCTTCGGCAGTTGCTCCAGATCGCTTTGTAGCGGTTTAGGCGCTTGCCGGGCCTGGGTTCTCCGCGCATCGTAGGCAAGCGGCGCTGGGGCTGAAGGCGAGACCCAACCGACGCCGACCCTCCGATAACCAGGCGCTCCCCCACCCACGCCCCCGCCGCTTCGATGTCCCCCTCTCCCGAGAAGATCAGCCACCGGATCGGCTTCATTGGCACCCGCTTCGCCGGCACCGATGGGGTGTCGCTCGAGGCGGCCAAGTGGGCCAAGGTGCTCTGGCAGAACCACCATGTCAGCTACTGGTACGCCGGCAAGCTCGACACCGACCCGGGCGTGAGCCACCTGGAGCCGCACGCCTACTTCGGGCACCCGGATATCCAATGGGTCAACAAGCGGGTCTTCGGCAAGACCGAGCGCGACCCCGAGGTGACCCGCCGCATCTACGCGCTGGCCGAGCACCTGAAGCGGTCGATCTACGACTTCGTGCGGAAGTTTGACATCGAGATCCTCTGCGTGCAGAACGCGAGCTGCATCCCGATGAACATCCCGCTGGGCGTGGCGATCGCCACGTTCTGTGCGGAGACCAACTTCCCGACGATCGCGCACCACCACGACTTCTACTGGGAGCGCGACCGCTTCGCCGTGAACTCGGTGGGCGACATCCTGCGGATGGCGTTCCCCTGCACGGTGCCGAACATCCAGCACGTGACGATCAACTCGGGCGCGCAACGCGACCTGTCGCACCGCCGCGGCGCCTCGAGCGTGCTGGTGCCCAACGTGCTCGACTTCGAGAAGCCCCCCACGGCGATCGACGACTACAACGCCGACTTCCGCAAAGCGGTCGGCCTGGAAGACGACGACATCATCTTCTTGCAGCCCACGCGGGTCGTGCCGCGGAAGGGGATCGAGCATTCGATCGCGCTGCTGCAACAGCTGAACAACCCTAAGTGCAAGCTCGTCGTGTCGCACGAATCGGGCGACGAGGGCAACGACTACCTCCAGATGCTGCACGACATGGCCGAGCAGCAAGGAGTCGACCTCCGCTACATCCCCGAACGGATCGGCGAGGTGCGCGGGCGCAACGACGCCGGAGAGAAGCTCTACACCCTCGCCGACGCCTACGCCCACGCCGACTTCATCACCTATCCGAGCCTCTACGAAGGGTTCGGCAACGCGCTCATCGAGGCGTTCTACTTCCGCAAGCCGGTGCTGGTGAACCGCTACTCGATCTTCGTGTCGGACATCGAACCGAAGGGCTTCGACGTCATCACGATGAACGGCTACATGACCCGCGACGTGGTCACCAAGGTCCGCACCGTGATCGACGACCCGGAGCACCGCAAGAAGATCGTCGAGCACAACTTCGAGCTCGGCAAACGCTTCTTCAGCTACGCCGTCCTCCGCCGCAAGCTGCGGGCGTTGGTCACGAACGTGACCGGCATGGAAGACCTTTGAGCCGGGGCGTGTCGTCGGGGCGCCTCACGCCCGCCGAGGTGCGTGGTTACACTGTGGGCCCGCCTTCAGTCGGCTCCCGCCGACGGCTCCGCCCACCGCTCGACTAGCCCGGGGTGGTCACGTTGTCGCTGAATGATCGCGTCGCTTCGCTGAACGCCCGCCTCTCCCGTGTGTACGAGGACCGCGCCGAGGAGGCCCTCGTGGCGATCGCCGCGGAGTTCGCCGACCTGCTCGCCGAGCCCGCTCCCGATGAACTCGACGGTCCGCGTTGGGACGAGCGGGACGTGGTGCTCATCACCTACGCCGACCAAGTCCGCGGCGGAGGCGGCTCGCCCCTCGCGGCGCAGCGCGAGTGGCTGCTCGACAACGGCCTGGGCGACCTGCTCAGCACCGTCCACCTGCTGCCCTTCTGCCCCTACTCGTCGGACGACGGGTTCAGCGTCATCGACTACCTCGCGGTCGATCCCGACTCGGGCACGTGGGACGACATCGCCGCGCTCGGCGAGCCGTTCGACCTGATGTTCGACCTCGTGCTGAACCACCTCTCCGAGCGGAGCGCGTGGTTCCAGAAGTACCTGCAAGGCGAGGCGCCCTACGACCGGTTCTTTATCGAGGTCGATCCGGCGACCGACTTGTCGAGCGTCACGCGGCCCCGGCCTGGCGACCCGTTCAAAGCGGTGCAAACGAGTCGCGGCGAGCGCCACGTTTGGTCGACCTTCTCTGACGGCGCCATCAAGGACCAGATCGATCTCAACTACGAAGAGCCGGTCGTGCTGGCGAAGATGCTGCGGATCCTGGTCGAGTACGCCCGCCGCGGCGCGCGGATCATCCGGCTCGACGCGGTGGCGTTCCTCTGGAAGCGCCTAGGCACGAGCTGCATGCACCTGATGGAGACGCACGAGCTTGTGAAGCTCATGCGCGACGTGCTGGCCGCCTTCGCGCCGCGCACCCTGGTGCTCACCGAGACCAACGTGCCGCACGCGGAGAACGTCTCCTACTTCGGCGGGGTCGATCCGGCGACCGGCGAGGCGGACGAGGCGCACATGGTTTACAACTTCAGCCTCCCGCCGCTACTGCTCGAAGCCTTCCTGTCGGGCGACGCGACGGCTCTGCGTGCCTGGCTGGAGAACCTCGCCACGCCGCCGCCCGGCTGCACCTTCTTCAACTTCACCGCCTCGCACGACGGCGTCGGCCTGCGGCCCCTCGAGGGGCTGATCTCCGACGATCGGTTCAACGCCTTGGCCGAAGCGGCGGACCGACGCGGCGCGATCGTCAACACCCGGACCAAGCCGGACGGCTCCGAGGCTCCCTACGAGCTGTGCGTGGCGTACTTCTCCGCGATGGCGCCAGATCGCGTCGCCGAAGGGGAGGGGCCCGACGAAGAACTCCACGTCCGCCGCTTCTTGTCTTCGCAGGCCGTGATGCTCGCGCTGCGTGGCATGCCCGCGCCCTACTTCCACAGCCTGGTCGGCACCCCCAACGACACCGCCGGCGCCGAGGCGAGCGGCACAGCGCGACGCATCAACCGGCGGAAGTACGACCGCGCCGAACTCGACGGTCTGCTCGCCGACGGCGAGATCCAACGCCGCGTGCTCGACGGCTACAAGGAGCTGATTGCGAAGCGGATCGCCGAGCCGGCGTTCCATCCCGACGCGCCGCAACGGGTCTTCAATCCGGGCAACGACGCCGTCATCGCCTTCGAGCGGACGAGCCTCGACGGCGCCCGCCGGGTGCTAGTGGCGGCGAACGTCTCCGACGCGGTGCAACCGATCCGGGCGCCCCAGGCCTACATCGGGAGCGTCGACTCCCTAAGCGGCGGCGTCGCCTGTGACCCGCTCACCCTCGAACCCGGCCAAGCCGTTTGGCTCACCCCGCGTTAGACATCCGCGTTTATCTGCGTTCATCTGCGGTTCCTTTTCTTTGGTAGACTAAACCGATCGATCCACCGACGACTGACGTCGCCGGCTCGCCGCTTATCCCCCTTCCGCCTTCCAACTTCCCTCTTCGCTTTGCCTGACTTCTCCCAACGCGGCCCGATCACCACGCTGCACGACCTCGCCACGACCGATTCGTCGCGGCTCGAGGAGTTGCTGCGCGAGTCGGTCAAGGATTATCCAATCGGCCTGGTGCTGCCGATCACCGCCTCGGACATGCGGGCGCGGCCGTTCGGCGAGATCGTCGAGCAGCTCGGCAAGGCGGACTACGTCGATACCGCGTGTGTCGTGCTGAATCGGGCGGACACGGTCGAGGACTACCAGGAGGCCCTCAAGCGGCTCGAACCGCTGGGCCCAAAGGCGAAGCTGCTGTGGACCGACGGGCCGCGCGGCAAGCAGGCGCTCGGGGACCTGGACGACGCCGGCTTCGCGGTCAACGTGCCGGGCAAGGGGCGCGCCGTCTGGTTCGCGTTCGGCTTTCTGCTGGCCGACCCGCAGCTGAAGGCGTACGTCCTGCAGGACGGTGACATCGAGAACTACGATAACGACATGCTGGTCCGGCTCGCGCTCCCCATGGCGCACCCCGGCATGGACTTCCACTTCTGCAAGGCGTTCTACGCACGCTGCACGACCAAGATGCACGGCCGCGTCGTGCGGCTGCTGGTCGCGCCGCTGCTGAGGGCGCTGATCTCGGTGATGGGCAACGACCCGTACCTCGTCTTCTTGCGGAGCTTCCGCTACCCGCTCGCGGGCGAGTTCGCGGTGACTTCGCACCTGGCCCGCTCGAACCGGATCCCGTGCGACTGGGGCTTGGAGGTCGGCACGCTCGCGGAGGTCTTCCGCAACACGGCGCCGAAGCGCGTCGCGCAGGTCGACATCGCCCGGCTGTACGACCACAAGCACCAGCCGCTGTCGGTCGAGGACAAGTCGAAGGGTCTCATGAAGATGGCGGGTGACATCCTGGCGAACATCGTCCGCACGCTCGCCAGCCGCGGCATGGTGTTCGGCAAGGGGCACTTCATCACGATCCGCTCGGCCTACCAGCGGCTCGCGCAGGACGCGATCCGCCAGTACCACGCCGACAGCCTGATGAACAACCTGGAGTACGACCGCCACAGCGAGGAGCAAGCGGTCGAGGCGTTCGCCGAGATGATCACCGCCACGGGCGACGAGGTGCACAACGACCCCTCGGGCCAGCCTGCCTTGCCGACCTGGACGCGCGTCGTGACCGCGATGCCCGACTTCCCCCGACGGCTACGCGAGATGTGCGACGCCGACTTGGCCGAGTTCGGGTGATGGCGAGCCGTTGTGCGCTTCGAGTTTGTCGTGAATCCAGATCGGTGGTAGGTTCGCGGGAGCGGATTCCCGCGTCCCCAACGGAGCTCCTCCCATGCTGCGACTGTTAACCCTCTTGGTGATCGCCACCCCCGCCCTGGCGGTCTCGCCCCCGGAAGAACTGGTCGAGGAGATCGCTGAGCTGCGCAAGCAAGTCGGCGAACACGGCGAGGTCGTGGCCGACGAGAAGGACTTCGCGGAGGCCCTCAAGCGGGTCGCGAGCGACCGGCCCGAGTGGAACCGCCAGCCGCCGCGGCCCGACGACCCCCGCTCAAGGGACAGGGGCTTTCCGCCCCGCCGACCGGACCGGGGTGAACGCCACGGGGACCACGACCCCTTCGGCCACCATCCTCCGGAGCCTCCTCATCCTCCGACGCCCCCTCATCCTCCGACGCCCCCTCATTGGCCGCACGGCCCGCGTCCTCCGCAGGTGATGCTCCGCGAGGCGGCGTTCGAGCTCGACCGGCTGGCCCACGGGCTGGAGATGGCCGAGCTGTTCGACGACGCCGACGCCCTCCGCGACACGGCGAATCGGCTCCGCCGATCGGCGAGGAAGGACCAAGCCAAGACCAAACCGGGATCGTCTCGCGGGCGAGGGCGGGTCTCCCTCAATGCCCCGAGGAACCCACGTGCGTCACGCGAAGCCGAGAAGGCGAGGCTCTTAGCGGAGGCGAAAAAGAAGACCGACCGGATGACCAAAGAGTCGGAGAAACTAGCCGAAGCCCGCCTTGAAGCGTTCCGCGACCTGATACGCAGGCAGCGTGAGGTGAGAGATCGGACTCTTCACGACCACGCCCGGCAGCTACAACCGCCCCAGCCGCCCCAACCGGCGGAGCCTCCGCGGCCCGAGGAAGAGTAGCCGACCGGCTGTTTGACACCCGCCGAGGGGCTCTTTAGTGTTGCAGTAGCAACGATTTATGGGGGCGGTGCGCCCCAGCCTTCGGCGTTAGCCGGGGGATTGCCCCGGGTTTTGGTCAGTCGGCTGCCGCCGACGGCTCTAGTCCAACGACTAAAAGTACACAGCCAACCTCTATGTCCAAGCTCGGCAAGTTCCTCATCAAGAAGGGCGTCATCAGCCCCGAGCAGTGGACCGAATCGGCGGGGGTCGCCAAGAAGAACGGCACGAAGCCCGAGGAGGCGCTCGTCGAGCTCGGCTACGCCACCGCGGAGCAGGTCTCTCAGGCGATGGCCGACCTGAACGGCTTTGTCTTCATCAACCTGCAGGACGTGCCCATCCCGCCGGCGGTGGTCGAGTTGGTGCCCGAGTCGGTCGCGCGGGAGAACGTCGTCATCCCGATCGAGGAGGGGGACGACGAGTCGCTCAAGGTCTGCGTCAGCGACCCGGACGACTTCGAGACGATCGAGAAACTCCAGTTCATCCTCAACAAGAAGATCGACATCGCGATCGCCACCAAGGAACACATCCTCGAGGCGATCAACCGCAACTACGGGCAGATGGGCGACGAGTCGGCCGACTCGATGCTCCAAGAGTTCACCGACACGGCGATCGACTTCACCGAGACCGAGAACGACGACGACGATGACGACGCCGAGGTCGATGAGGCCTCCGCCCCGGTCGTGAAGCTCGTGCAGCTGATGATCGGCGAGGCGGTGCAGCTCCGGGCGTCGGACATTCATGTCGAGCCGTTCGAAGACCGTATCCGCATCCGCTACCGGATCGACGGCGTGCTGGTCGAGCGCGACAGCCCGCCCCGGCGCCTGCTGGGGGCGTTGCTCTCGCGCATCAAAATCCTCGCAAAGATGGACATCAGCGAGCGGCGACGCTGCCAGGACGGCCGTATCAAGATCACCGCGGGCGGCAAGGAGCTCGACCTCCGCGTGAGCATGATGCCGACCAACCACGGGCAGACGTGCGTCATGCGTCTGCTCGACAAGGACAACATCAAGGTCGGCGTGCGGCAGCTCGGGCTGTCGGAGCGTGATTTCCGCGTCTTCAACCAGCTGATCCGCCGGCCGAACGGAATCTTCCTGGTGACCGGCCCCACGGGCTCCGGCAAGACCACGACGCTGTACGCCTCGCTGAACGAGCTGAACCGGCCCGACCGCAAGATCATCACCGCTGAGGACCCGGTCGAGTACTACCTGCCCGGGATCAACCAGGTCGAGGTGAAGCACTCGATCGGGCTGGACTTCGCGAAGATCATCAAGGCGATGCTCCGGCAGGCGCCCAACGTGATCCTGGTCGGCGAGATGCGCGACTACGAGACCGCCTCGATGGGCATCCAGGCGTCGCTGACCGGTCACTTGGTCTTCAGCACGCTGCACACGAACGACGCGCCGGGTGCGGTTACCCGAATGGTCGATATGGGCGTCCCCGCCTATCTGGTCGCGGGCAGCGTGATCGGCATCCTGGCCCAGCGGCTGGTTCGCGTGAATTGCCCGAAGTGCAAGGCGCCCCACTCGCCGACCCAGAACGAACTCGACGCGGCCGGCATCACCCCCGAGCAGGCGGCCAGCGCCACGTTCATGAAGGGGCGCGGCTGCAACAACTGCGGCGGGGGCGGATACCGCGGCCGCTTGGGGGTTTTCGAGCTGATGACGATGAGCAGCAAAGTCCGCGAGCTGTCGTTCCAAGGGGCCTCGACCCAGGAAATCGGCAAAGAGGCTCGCAAGATGGGCATGACCACCCTCTACGACGACGCCATCCTGAAGGTCTGCTCGGGGATCACGACCCTGGAAGAGGTCTTCCGAGTCACCAAGAAGGTCGAGGACTAGGCGTCAGGGGGCCGAGATCGGGGCCGTTTTTGCCGGCCCGAGCGGCTTTGCGGGGGCCCGAGCGGGGCTTTCTGGCGGGCGCTAACTCTTTACCTGCAAAAAACTTGTGCGTTCGCCTACACGGGCGGATAATAGCTTTGCCGACGGCTGGCGAGCCGCTCGGACACGGAACAGAGCCTCTCAGCCCACCGGTTCTCGGTGGTCGAAGGCCCGCGGGAGGCCCCCGGTCTCCCAACGCAACGGCTCGCGGTCCACACAGGCGGGGACCTAAGAGTCGACAGGTTCGGTGCGGGCAACACCGGGTCGCGAGGACCGTTTGTTGTTAAACTGCGGCCAGCGGGCGGGTTGCGCTCCGACTGGCCGGGCAACCACCACCCCTTCGATCCCTCACAAAACAGCGGAACACGGAACCAGGCGGCATGGGCACGATCCTCATCGACAAGTTGCTCGGCGCCGTGGTGAAGCAGGGCGCAAGCGACCTGCACATCACGGTCGGTCAGCCGCCCGTGCTGCGCCTCAGCGGTCGGATGCAGAAGCTGAAGACCAAGGTGCTCGAGGAGGCCGACACGATGGGCCTGATGAAGAGCATCACGCCCGACCGCTGCCAGCAAGAGTTCCAAGAGACGGGCAGCACCGACTTCGGTTTCGCGTTCGGCGAGCAGGCGCGCTTCCGCGTGTCGGTGTTCCGCCAGCGCGGCAAGGTGGCGATGGTCCTCCGGCAGATCCCGGTCGACCTCTTCACGATGGACCAGCTGAAGCTGCCCGAGGTCTTCAAGAAGTTGATCACGCGGCCGCGCGGGCTGGTGCTGGTGACCGGGCCGACCGGATCGGGCAAGTCGACCTCGCTGGCGGCGATGATCGACTACCTGAACGACAACTGCGACCACCACATCATCACGATCGAAGACCCGATCGAGTTCCAGCACAACCACAAGAAGTCGACGATCAACCAGCGCGAGGTGGGGACCGACGTCACCAGCTTCGCCGAGGCGATCCGCCGCGCCCTGCGTCAGGACCCGGACGTGATCCTGGTCGGCGAGATGCGTGACCTCGAAACGATCGAGGCCGCCATCACCGCCGCCGAGACCGGCCACATCGTCTTCGGCACGCTGCACACGTCCAGCGCGGCGGGCACGATCAACCGCATCATCGACGTCTTCCCGACCAACCAGCAGGACCAGATCCGCACCCAGCTGGCGACCGCCATCCTCGGCATCCTTTCGCAGCAGCTGCTCAAGAAGCTGGGCGGCGGCCGCGTCGCGGCGTTCGAGGTGCTGATCGTCACGCCGGGCATCGCGAACCTGATCCGCGAGAACAAGATCTTCCGCATCACCTCGGCGATCCAGACGGGCGCCAAGCAGGGGATGCAACTGCTGGACGACCACGTCTTCGAGCATTACTGCAACGGCCTGGTGAGCAAGGAGGACGCCCTGGCCAAGTGCAACACGCCCGAGGAGCTGGCCGCCCGGATGGCCACGTTCGACAAAGAGTCGTCGAGCGATGACGACGACGAAGACAACGACTGATTCTCCCCAACGTTCCAACCCACACGAAGGCGCCGCCGGCGCCGGGAACCTCCTCAACCTCCTCGCGAACCGCAACAGAACGTCATGGCGATGCGACGGCTCGGCCAGGTCCTGGTCGATATGGGCTACATCGACGACGAGCAGCTCGATCTGCTCGTCGACGAGCAGAAACAGCAGCCCGGGCTGCTGATCGGCCGCGTCGCGATGGACATGGGCCTCATCGACGATGAGAA
It encodes the following:
- a CDS encoding Type II/IV secretion system protein; amino-acid sequence: MSKLGKFLIKKGVISPEQWTESAGVAKKNGTKPEEALVELGYATAEQVSQAMADLNGFVFINLQDVPIPPAVVELVPESVARENVVIPIEEGDDESLKVCVSDPDDFETIEKLQFILNKKIDIAIATKEHILEAINRNYGQMGDESADSMLQEFTDTAIDFTETENDDDDDDAEVDEASAPVVKLVQLMIGEAVQLRASDIHVEPFEDRIRIRYRIDGVLVERDSPPRRLLGALLSRIKILAKMDISERRRCQDGRIKITAGGKELDLRVSMMPTNHGQTCVMRLLDKDNIKVGVRQLGLSERDFRVFNQLIRRPNGIFLVTGPTGSGKTTTLYASLNELNRPDRKIITAEDPVEYYLPGINQVEVKHSIGLDFAKIIKAMLRQAPNVILVGEMRDYETASMGIQASLTGHLVFSTLHTNDAPGAVTRMVDMGVPAYLVAGSVIGILAQRLVRVNCPKCKAPHSPTQNELDAAGITPEQAASATFMKGRGCNNCGGGGYRGRLGVFELMTMSSKVRELSFQGASTQEIGKEARKMGMTTLYDDAILKVCSGITTLEEVFRVTKKVED
- a CDS encoding Type II/IV secretion system protein; amino-acid sequence: MGTILIDKLLGAVVKQGASDLHITVGQPPVLRLSGRMQKLKTKVLEEADTMGLMKSITPDRCQQEFQETGSTDFGFAFGEQARFRVSVFRQRGKVAMVLRQIPVDLFTMDQLKLPEVFKKLITRPRGLVLVTGPTGSGKSTSLAAMIDYLNDNCDHHIITIEDPIEFQHNHKKSTINQREVGTDVTSFAEAIRRALRQDPDVILVGEMRDLETIEAAITAAETGHIVFGTLHTSSAAGTINRIIDVFPTNQQDQIRTQLATAILGILSQQLLKKLGGGRVAAFEVLIVTPGIANLIRENKIFRITSAIQTGAKQGMQLLDDHVFEHYCNGLVSKEDALAKCNTPEELAARMATFDKESSSDDDDEDND